Proteins found in one Thermoanaerobaculia bacterium genomic segment:
- a CDS encoding response regulator transcription factor, translated as MTTVLIVEDDEAMSVALRDGFASEGYCVRAARDGEAGLRAAQGDPPDLMILDVMLPRMTGLDVCRELRAKGNAVPIIMLTARGQEIDKVVGLRTGADDYVAKPFGFMELIARSEALLRRTGNGGGGTGPRRAAGPLTIGDLTVDLQRHEAFRRSPGEAGGGKGLPVELSAREFRLLAFFASRRGEVVSRESLLDAVWETRGAPLTRTVDMHVAKLRKKIEPDPREPRHLLTIHGLGYKLTDG; from the coding sequence ATGACCACCGTACTCATCGTCGAGGACGACGAAGCGATGTCGGTCGCGCTGCGCGACGGCTTCGCTTCCGAAGGCTACTGCGTGCGCGCCGCGCGCGACGGTGAAGCGGGTCTGCGCGCTGCGCAGGGCGATCCACCGGACCTGATGATCCTCGACGTCATGCTGCCGCGCATGACCGGACTCGATGTCTGCCGCGAGCTCCGCGCGAAGGGCAACGCCGTTCCGATCATCATGCTCACGGCGCGCGGCCAGGAGATCGACAAGGTCGTCGGCTTGCGCACCGGCGCCGACGACTACGTCGCCAAGCCGTTCGGTTTCATGGAGCTCATCGCGCGCAGCGAGGCGCTGCTGCGGCGCACCGGGAACGGCGGCGGCGGAACGGGCCCGCGCCGTGCGGCCGGGCCGCTCACGATCGGCGATCTCACCGTCGACCTCCAGCGCCACGAGGCGTTCCGGCGGAGTCCGGGCGAGGCCGGCGGCGGCAAAGGCCTCCCCGTCGAGCTCTCGGCGCGCGAGTTCCGCCTGCTCGCCTTCTTCGCCAGCCGGCGGGGCGAAGTCGTCAGCCGCGAGAGCCTGCTCGACGCCGTCTGGGAGACCCGGGGTGCCCCCTTGACCCGCACGGTCGACATGCACGTTGCAAAACTGCGCAAGAAGATCGAGCCCGACCCCCGCGAACCCCGCCACCTTCTCACCATCCACGGCCTCGGCTACAAGCTCACCGACGGTTGA
- a CDS encoding HAMP domain-containing histidine kinase: MRRWHSWAVFAAALVPLVALLGLQYLWLERLERASADAHRATLDNLLEAVAAGVEVHYRSLGERVLNLPATVFAPDRFHKAPYYFKKKDLTGAARLFVVAYAGEKAGWPIFYDPGSVEPAVPAPTEERAVYMAIAPWKILAYKGGQLDQPTLQVEERDPRHRLILNPITDDAGKIVGLAGLLVDAAHFEKVVLSGAVRDALSRFQGEKQALPVVSGRDGGGRELCFDTAPAAPPARAPEATRHLTFVFRDWELGIHSRHYTPAGWARRNFAINLALSVLLTAVVAGGVLFALRAASRAMRLSQMKSDFVSNVSHELRTPLASIRVFGELLRLGKAETPEKVRVYGEYIETESRRLTQLINNILDLARIESGRKSYELVPADLEEVVRETLRTFRPSLEQAGFRLGWQPSATPLPAIALDSSAIGQSLANLLDNAVKYSGDARDIDVSLEREGDLAVVTVADHGVGIPKDEQAKIFDRFHRVSTGLVHDVKGSGLGLAIVRHIVEAHGGRIEVESRPGEGSRFRILLPFADTAAALADAADSAESAYPSDTVVVRAVEAATVNVHRSASPSHPSEA, translated from the coding sequence ATGAGGCGGTGGCACAGTTGGGCCGTCTTCGCGGCGGCACTGGTGCCGCTCGTGGCGCTCCTCGGTCTCCAGTACCTCTGGCTCGAGCGCCTCGAGCGCGCCTCGGCCGACGCCCATCGCGCCACGCTCGACAACCTTCTCGAGGCGGTGGCGGCCGGCGTCGAGGTGCACTATCGGTCGCTGGGCGAGCGCGTCCTCAACCTCCCGGCGACGGTCTTCGCGCCCGACCGATTTCACAAGGCGCCGTACTACTTCAAGAAGAAGGACCTGACCGGCGCCGCGCGGCTCTTCGTCGTCGCCTACGCGGGCGAGAAGGCGGGCTGGCCGATCTTCTACGACCCCGGCAGCGTCGAGCCGGCGGTTCCGGCTCCGACCGAAGAGCGCGCCGTCTACATGGCGATCGCGCCTTGGAAGATCCTCGCCTACAAGGGGGGGCAGCTCGACCAGCCGACGCTCCAGGTCGAGGAACGCGATCCCCGCCACCGCCTGATCCTGAACCCGATCACCGACGACGCCGGGAAGATCGTCGGTCTGGCCGGTCTCCTCGTCGATGCCGCGCATTTCGAGAAGGTCGTCCTCTCCGGCGCGGTGCGCGACGCGCTGTCGCGCTTCCAGGGCGAGAAGCAGGCGCTGCCGGTGGTCTCCGGCCGCGACGGCGGCGGACGCGAGCTCTGCTTCGACACGGCGCCCGCCGCGCCGCCAGCACGCGCGCCGGAGGCCACCCGCCACCTGACCTTCGTCTTCCGCGACTGGGAGCTGGGCATCCACAGCCGCCACTACACCCCGGCCGGCTGGGCGCGGCGCAACTTCGCCATCAATCTGGCGCTCTCGGTGCTGCTCACGGCTGTCGTCGCCGGCGGCGTCCTCTTCGCGCTGCGTGCCGCCTCGAGGGCCATGCGCCTTTCCCAGATGAAGAGTGACTTCGTCTCCAACGTCTCCCACGAGCTGCGCACGCCGCTCGCTTCGATCCGCGTTTTCGGCGAGCTGCTGCGCCTCGGCAAGGCAGAGACGCCGGAGAAGGTGCGCGTCTATGGCGAGTACATCGAAACCGAGAGCCGGCGGCTCACCCAGCTGATCAACAACATCCTCGATCTCGCACGCATCGAATCGGGCCGCAAGAGCTACGAGCTGGTTCCGGCCGACCTGGAGGAGGTCGTGCGCGAGACCCTGCGCACCTTCCGCCCGAGCCTCGAGCAGGCCGGCTTCCGTCTCGGCTGGCAGCCGTCGGCGACGCCGCTCCCCGCCATCGCCCTCGACAGCTCGGCGATCGGCCAGTCGCTCGCCAACCTCCTCGACAACGCGGTGAAGTACTCGGGCGACGCGCGCGACATCGACGTCAGCCTGGAGCGCGAGGGCGACCTCGCGGTGGTCACGGTTGCCGACCACGGTGTCGGCATTCCGAAGGACGAGCAGGCGAAGATCTTCGACCGTTTCCACCGCGTCTCGACCGGCCTCGTCCACGACGTCAAGGGGAGCGGTCTCGGGCTCGCCATCGTTCGTCACATCGTCGAGGCACACGGCGGCCGCATCGAAGTCGAGAGCCGGCCGGGAGAGGGGAGCCGGTTCCGCATCCTGCTGCCGTTCGCCGACACTGCCGCCGCCCTCGCCGATGCCGCGGACTCCGCTGAGTCGGCCTATCCCTCCGATACCGTCGTCGTGCGGGCGGTCGAAGCGGCCACCGTGAACGTCCATCGCTCCGCGTCCCCGTCGCACCCCTCCGAGGCCTGA
- a CDS encoding fused MFS/spermidine synthase yields MSAAGESSRRSLRATGAPAESAHWAVALVCFGLSGASALLFQTAWTQQLGLIFGASELAVISVLAAFMAGLALGSHFGGRWASGVRRPLLAYGLVEAAIAGFALLLPMLLRGAAWAQRRFFTTEGFDLDAGLGALTSFHLAGAALLLLPPTFLMGASLPLLVRSAVRRESALGRRVGALYASNTLGAALGALLTGFVLLPRLGLGRAIYVGVGLNLAVALLAVLASLRARVAATPRAPVAPVAPMVPIPPPAPDDLDAASLASAPGPRWPLAVAALTGGLALSLELLWTRLLTFALGGSVYSFAAMLATFLLAIALGTALATRFARSAAQAAQALSWFLLVAGIATPLALAAADRLPRILEALSDRADPLLLATLLGAALMFPGALAFGACFPMAVRAAAQDARTAAASTGAVLAANTAGAVVGVVATGLVLLPQLGFHGLSAVVSALALGAALVLAVALRPRERSTRLVAGAVVLAGGALLLAPPATPWNLLRMSPTAVLAARAVLAASAPLAPSAPTGETTGGKSAGRVRSRLAVFGPVVFAGIGRSATVLLHREGLEWRMTSNGLPESAVQPRGGRVARYAVARWLTLLPTALRPGIDRLLVIGLGAGHSVEALPASIAGIDVVELEPEIVRANRAVAPLRRSDPLADPRVALHLGDGRSALALHRELFDAIVSQPSHPWTAGSASLFTQEFFSLVHGRLKPGGIFVQWIGLDFVDVALLRSLVATLRSVFPFVECYRPHPGGAVLFVASDRELADLATARRAIARDAAAWSDVGVLSAEDLALARILDDNGSRRFAAGAEPTRDLRNLLQTRSPRILGQSRGPEELEAALSPYDALRDLPRDLDGAYLVRRLLEQGAPARALRLATELRDDEARRSAFGWLDAYGYAPADSGAAGGAAAAPPAAASPEALAMRLLALRAAARSEAARGTTHDAGRVQPTGELADWVARDPAADALVEAWHALTASDEVRWSELDPRLAAIDPRHPLREAATRARIAWRLQSGDPLAAAAALPMLDALLARKSVPIDLALRATLGLAARDRWTGFAALDELARMLADESPQRGARIREARRLLRDLAAAPPALDDQEKQAEEILEAALAELQPEIGKSGPPKP; encoded by the coding sequence ATGAGCGCGGCCGGAGAGAGCTCCCGCCGCTCCCTGCGCGCTACCGGCGCGCCGGCGGAATCGGCGCACTGGGCCGTGGCTCTCGTCTGTTTCGGCCTCTCGGGAGCCTCGGCGCTCCTCTTCCAGACCGCCTGGACGCAGCAGCTGGGCCTCATCTTCGGCGCCTCGGAGCTCGCGGTGATCTCCGTTCTGGCCGCGTTCATGGCCGGGCTCGCCCTCGGCTCCCACTTCGGCGGCCGCTGGGCGTCCGGGGTCCGCCGGCCACTGCTCGCCTACGGGCTGGTCGAAGCGGCGATCGCCGGCTTCGCACTGCTGCTGCCGATGCTCCTGCGCGGGGCGGCGTGGGCGCAGCGGCGCTTCTTCACCACCGAGGGCTTCGACCTCGACGCCGGCCTGGGTGCGCTCACCAGCTTCCACCTCGCCGGGGCGGCTCTCCTCCTCCTGCCTCCGACGTTTCTCATGGGGGCTTCGCTGCCGCTCCTGGTGCGCTCCGCCGTGCGCCGGGAGTCGGCTCTCGGCCGCCGCGTCGGCGCGCTGTATGCGTCGAACACCCTCGGCGCGGCGCTCGGCGCGCTGCTCACCGGCTTCGTGCTGTTGCCACGCCTCGGGCTCGGGCGCGCGATCTACGTCGGCGTCGGACTGAACCTCGCCGTCGCCTTGCTTGCCGTGCTCGCGTCGCTCAGGGCCAGGGTCGCGGCGACGCCGCGAGCGCCGGTGGCGCCCGTGGCGCCGATGGTTCCGATACCGCCGCCGGCACCCGACGACCTCGACGCGGCCAGTCTCGCCTCCGCCCCCGGCCCACGCTGGCCACTCGCGGTCGCCGCCCTCACCGGCGGGCTGGCGCTCTCGCTGGAGCTGCTCTGGACCCGTCTCCTCACCTTCGCGCTCGGCGGCAGCGTCTACTCCTTCGCCGCGATGCTCGCGACCTTCCTGCTCGCCATCGCCCTCGGCACGGCGCTCGCGACGCGCTTCGCGCGAAGCGCTGCGCAGGCGGCACAGGCTCTCTCCTGGTTCCTCCTGGTGGCGGGCATCGCGACGCCCCTGGCGCTCGCCGCCGCCGATCGCCTGCCGCGGATCCTCGAGGCGCTTTCGGACCGCGCCGATCCGCTCCTTCTCGCGACGCTGCTCGGCGCCGCCCTGATGTTCCCCGGAGCGCTCGCCTTCGGGGCCTGCTTCCCGATGGCGGTGCGCGCTGCGGCGCAGGATGCGCGCACGGCGGCGGCCTCGACCGGGGCGGTGCTCGCGGCCAACACCGCCGGCGCGGTGGTGGGGGTCGTCGCCACCGGCCTCGTGCTCCTTCCGCAACTCGGCTTCCACGGACTGTCCGCGGTCGTCTCGGCGCTCGCGCTGGGCGCCGCCCTCGTTCTCGCCGTCGCGCTGCGACCGCGGGAGCGCTCCACCCGGCTCGTCGCCGGCGCGGTCGTCCTGGCCGGAGGCGCCCTGCTCCTCGCGCCTCCCGCGACGCCCTGGAATCTGCTGCGCATGTCTCCCACGGCCGTCCTCGCAGCCCGCGCGGTGCTCGCAGCCAGCGCGCCGCTCGCGCCGAGCGCTCCGACAGGGGAGACTACCGGGGGAAAATCCGCGGGCCGCGTGCGCTCGCGGCTGGCGGTCTTCGGACCGGTGGTCTTCGCGGGCATCGGACGCTCGGCGACGGTGCTGCTGCATCGCGAGGGCCTCGAGTGGCGCATGACCTCGAACGGCCTTCCGGAGTCGGCGGTGCAGCCGCGTGGCGGGCGGGTCGCCCGCTACGCCGTCGCCCGCTGGCTCACGCTCCTGCCCACGGCGTTGCGCCCCGGGATCGACCGGCTGCTCGTCATCGGGCTCGGCGCGGGGCACTCCGTCGAAGCCTTGCCGGCGTCGATCGCAGGCATCGACGTGGTCGAGCTCGAACCTGAGATCGTGCGCGCGAATCGCGCGGTCGCGCCCCTCCGGCGGAGCGACCCGCTCGCCGATCCCCGCGTGGCGCTGCACCTGGGAGACGGACGCAGCGCCCTCGCCCTGCATCGCGAGCTCTTCGACGCCATCGTCTCGCAACCGTCGCATCCCTGGACGGCGGGCTCCGCGAGCCTGTTCACCCAGGAGTTCTTCTCGCTGGTGCACGGCCGACTGAAGCCCGGCGGGATCTTCGTGCAGTGGATCGGCCTCGATTTCGTCGATGTCGCGCTGCTGCGCTCGCTCGTCGCCACCCTGCGTTCGGTCTTCCCCTTCGTCGAGTGCTATCGGCCGCATCCTGGCGGCGCCGTGCTCTTCGTCGCCTCGGACCGGGAGCTCGCCGACCTCGCGACGGCGCGACGCGCGATCGCACGCGACGCCGCCGCCTGGAGCGACGTGGGGGTCCTCTCCGCCGAGGATCTGGCGCTCGCCAGGATCCTCGACGACAACGGCTCCCGCCGTTTCGCCGCCGGCGCCGAGCCGACTCGCGACCTGCGCAACCTCCTGCAGACGCGATCGCCGCGCATCCTCGGCCAGTCTCGCGGACCGGAGGAGCTCGAGGCGGCGCTCTCGCCTTACGACGCACTGCGGGACCTGCCGCGCGACCTCGATGGCGCGTACCTCGTCCGGCGGCTCCTCGAACAGGGCGCCCCGGCACGGGCCCTGCGCCTCGCGACCGAGCTTCGGGACGACGAAGCCCGTCGCTCGGCGTTCGGGTGGCTCGATGCGTACGGCTACGCGCCTGCGGACTCCGGCGCGGCCGGCGGCGCCGCCGCAGCGCCGCCGGCGGCGGCGAGCCCCGAAGCTCTCGCCATGCGGCTCCTGGCACTGCGCGCCGCAGCGCGATCCGAGGCCGCTCGCGGAACGACCCACGACGCCGGCCGCGTCCAGCCTACCGGCGAGTTGGCCGACTGGGTCGCGCGCGATCCGGCCGCCGACGCACTCGTCGAAGCCTGGCACGCGCTCACGGCGAGCGACGAGGTGCGGTGGAGCGAGCTCGACCCCCGGCTGGCCGCGATCGACCCGCGTCACCCGCTGCGCGAGGCGGCGACCCGGGCCCGCATCGCCTGGCGCCTGCAGAGCGGCGACCCGCTGGCGGCCGCAGCGGCGCTGCCGATGCTCGACGCTCTCCTTGCGCGCAAGAGCGTTCCGATCGATCTGGCACTGCGTGCCACTCTCGGCCTCGCCGCCCGGGACCGCTGGACGGGCTTCGCCGCGCTCGACGAGCTCGCGAGGATGCTCGCCGACGAGAGCCCCCAACGCGGCGCGAGGATCCGCGAGGCCCGGCGTCTGCTCCGCGACCTCGCCGCCGCGCCGCCCGCCCTCGACGACCAGGAAAAGCAGGCGGAAGAGATCCTCGAAGCAGCGCTCGCCGAACTTCAACCCGAGATCGGCAAGTCCGGCCCCCCCAAACCCTGA
- a CDS encoding PDZ domain-containing protein, with product MTNLKKWTAVAVTLLLAPASLALAGGKECAEKHTQASYDEMAKKYAKHGYLGIETEKNAAGVYAISKIAPGSPAEKAGFQKGDVLVALNGARFGDDNKEAVKKAKSALGPGKAATYTVQRAGSEKQLTATLSEVPREVLAQWVGEHVVSHTPVQVATN from the coding sequence ATGACGAACCTCAAGAAGTGGACCGCCGTCGCCGTCACCCTGCTGCTCGCCCCTGCCAGCCTCGCTCTTGCCGGAGGTAAGGAGTGCGCCGAGAAGCACACCCAGGCGAGCTACGACGAAATGGCGAAGAAGTACGCCAAGCACGGCTATCTCGGCATCGAGACCGAGAAGAACGCCGCCGGCGTCTACGCGATCTCGAAGATCGCCCCGGGCAGCCCGGCCGAGAAGGCGGGCTTCCAGAAGGGCGACGTCCTCGTGGCTCTGAACGGCGCGCGCTTCGGCGACGACAACAAGGAAGCGGTGAAGAAGGCCAAGTCGGCCCTCGGACCGGGCAAGGCCGCGACCTACACGGTGCAGCGTGCCGGCAGCGAGAAGCAGCTCACGGCAACCCTGTCGGAAGTGCCGCGCGAGGTCCTCGCGCAGTGGGTCGGCGAGCACGTCGTCTCCCACACCCCGGTTCAGGTGGCGACCAACTGA